A stretch of the Arthrobacter stackebrandtii genome encodes the following:
- a CDS encoding sugar ABC transporter substrate-binding protein, giving the protein MKNPNKKRLTKALAMAALIPFVFTACGGGGGNSGSGDATKLTLMDYYNNEPDNKAIKTEIESCASEIGVTIEREAVPGKDLIQKVLQKSSSKTLPDILMLDNPDLQEIAATGGLAPLEDFDVDTAGFAKGMLEAGTYEGKVYGLAPTANTLGIFYNKKLLADAGLQPPATWDELKSTAKALTKGSQYGVAFSAIATYEGSWQFLPFMWTNGGDEAKLDSPENKEALQLWKDLVDSGSASKSVINWGQGDVKDQFMAGKAAMMVNGPWQIPALSEDPSLEWGSVQVPVNKEGQTPIAPLGGEVWTVPQTGNKEKQAKAAEFITCFTRDSTQMSLATQRYTVPTKPELAKEFNAEMPTMESFTEQVANARSRTGQLGEGWPKAATTIYTAIQLALTGKASVDEAFKQAANG; this is encoded by the coding sequence GTGAAAAACCCCAACAAGAAACGCTTGACCAAGGCCTTGGCCATGGCCGCCCTGATCCCGTTCGTCTTTACCGCATGCGGCGGTGGCGGAGGCAACAGCGGCAGTGGTGACGCCACGAAGCTGACGCTGATGGACTACTACAACAACGAGCCGGACAACAAGGCAATCAAGACCGAAATTGAAAGCTGCGCCTCGGAAATTGGTGTCACCATCGAACGCGAGGCGGTACCAGGCAAGGACCTCATCCAGAAGGTCTTGCAGAAGTCCTCATCCAAGACCCTCCCTGACATTTTGATGCTTGACAATCCGGATTTGCAGGAGATTGCCGCCACCGGCGGACTCGCACCCCTTGAGGACTTTGACGTTGACACGGCAGGTTTTGCCAAGGGCATGCTCGAAGCCGGAACCTATGAGGGCAAGGTCTACGGACTGGCCCCGACCGCCAACACGCTGGGCATTTTCTACAACAAGAAGTTGTTGGCTGATGCCGGCCTGCAGCCGCCTGCGACGTGGGATGAGCTGAAGAGCACGGCAAAGGCGCTGACAAAGGGTTCTCAGTACGGTGTCGCGTTCTCGGCCATTGCAACCTATGAAGGCTCGTGGCAGTTCCTGCCGTTCATGTGGACCAACGGCGGCGATGAAGCCAAGTTGGATTCCCCGGAAAACAAGGAGGCACTGCAGCTTTGGAAGGACCTGGTTGACAGCGGGTCCGCCTCCAAGAGCGTCATCAACTGGGGTCAGGGCGACGTAAAGGACCAGTTCATGGCCGGCAAGGCAGCAATGATGGTCAACGGGCCGTGGCAGATCCCTGCCCTTTCTGAAGACCCGTCGTTGGAGTGGGGCTCCGTCCAAGTGCCCGTCAACAAGGAGGGCCAGACACCAATCGCTCCGCTGGGAGGCGAAGTGTGGACCGTTCCCCAGACCGGCAACAAGGAAAAGCAGGCCAAGGCAGCGGAGTTCATCACCTGCTTCACGAGGGACAGCACGCAAATGTCGCTGGCAACGCAGCGGTACACGGTTCCCACGAAACCTGAATTGGCGAAGGAATTCAACGCCGAGATGCCGACCATGGAGTCTTTCACCGAACAGGTGGCAAACGCGCGGTCGCGCACGGGCCAGCTTGGTGAAGGGTGGCCCAAGGCGGCCACCACCATATACACCGCAATCCAGCTCGCACTGACCGGAAAGGCCAGTGTCGACGAGGCCTTCAAACAGGCTGCAAACGGATAA
- a CDS encoding LacI family DNA-binding transcriptional regulator: MATMQDVANLANVSLATVSFTINNSKPVSPKTRAKVEAAMKDLGYRRNAVGSALARGRTHVLALLYPALQHRFSPTSVRFFTSAADQARLRGYNLVLWPMSNDAEAVSELTSSGLVDGVVLMEVQLDDPRVAELSGSTVPFALIGRTRDTAGIPFVDVDFESTVEKAIDRFIQLGHTDLVLVDGGIGNQLLGGYGPVARTRKVFGEVTAQRGLSGAIMSGVHSSAGGRELAKEFVASHPETTGVLMMNEQAGPGFVAGLQQAGYRLPQDVSVVAIASSLDIVSMSEPEMAVYISPADELGRLGVDTLIDRLDKLSDTLPQLLIECSYSSGATMGTAPKRKK; this comes from the coding sequence ATGGCAACGATGCAGGATGTCGCCAACTTGGCGAATGTGTCATTGGCGACCGTGTCCTTCACCATCAACAATTCAAAGCCGGTCTCCCCGAAGACCCGGGCCAAGGTGGAAGCGGCCATGAAGGATCTTGGCTACCGTCGCAATGCCGTGGGCAGCGCCCTTGCCCGGGGAAGAACCCACGTGTTGGCGCTTCTGTACCCGGCCCTGCAGCACCGCTTTTCACCCACGTCGGTCCGGTTCTTTACCAGCGCCGCCGACCAGGCCCGGCTGCGCGGCTACAACCTGGTGCTGTGGCCCATGAGCAACGACGCCGAGGCGGTCTCCGAATTGACATCGTCCGGGCTGGTCGACGGAGTCGTGCTGATGGAAGTGCAGCTGGATGACCCGCGCGTGGCTGAACTTTCGGGAAGCACTGTCCCTTTTGCGCTCATTGGCCGAACCCGGGACACCGCGGGAATTCCCTTCGTTGATGTCGACTTCGAATCAACGGTGGAGAAGGCCATCGACCGCTTCATCCAACTCGGCCACACAGACCTGGTCCTGGTGGACGGCGGCATTGGCAACCAGCTGCTCGGCGGTTACGGCCCGGTGGCAAGGACAAGAAAGGTTTTTGGGGAAGTCACGGCGCAGCGCGGGTTGTCCGGCGCCATCATGAGCGGTGTCCACTCCTCGGCGGGCGGCCGAGAACTGGCTAAGGAATTCGTCGCCTCGCATCCCGAAACGACGGGCGTGCTGATGATGAATGAACAGGCGGGCCCGGGTTTTGTGGCCGGCCTCCAACAAGCTGGGTACCGTTTGCCACAAGATGTTTCGGTGGTGGCCATTGCATCATCGCTGGACATCGTCAGCATGTCTGAGCCTGAGATGGCGGTTTACATTTCCCCCGCAGATGAACTGGGCCGCCTGGGCGTTGACACCCTCATTGACCGGTTGGACAAACTAAGCGACACCCTGCCGCAGCTGCTGATCGAATGCTCGTACTCTTCAGGAGCAACCATGGGCACTGCACCCAAGCGAAAGAAATAG
- a CDS encoding MarR family winged helix-turn-helix transcriptional regulator, translated as MSNTAATAQPRTSPQEDFGWTLGVLVRNYQNASTMAMGEFPHGARGYQVLVAVASGELPNQLALAQHLGIDRTVMTYLVDDFVKAGLVERQLNPADRRARIVVATATGLAMLAELQRSVAGAEDVVLGALDAAERELFRTLLRRVACDTPPLSEHELGACAAVEEMLGTGK; from the coding sequence ATGAGCAACACTGCAGCCACCGCACAGCCCCGGACCAGCCCGCAAGAGGATTTTGGCTGGACGCTGGGCGTCCTGGTGCGCAATTACCAGAATGCCTCGACCATGGCCATGGGTGAGTTCCCGCACGGTGCCCGGGGCTACCAGGTCCTGGTTGCTGTTGCCAGCGGCGAGCTCCCCAACCAGCTGGCGCTTGCGCAGCACCTGGGGATTGACCGCACCGTGATGACCTACCTGGTGGACGACTTCGTCAAGGCCGGCCTCGTGGAGCGCCAGCTCAATCCCGCCGACCGCCGCGCCCGCATTGTGGTGGCAACTGCCACCGGCTTGGCCATGCTCGCGGAACTTCAGCGCAGTGTCGCCGGGGCAGAGGATGTCGTCCTGGGCGCCCTGGACGCGGCCGAGCGAGAGCTGTTCCGCACGCTTCTGCGCCGCGTTGCCTGCGACACCCCGCCGCTGTCGGAGCATGAACTGGGTGCCTGTGCTGCCGTCGAGGAAATGCTCGGCACCGGGAAGTAG
- a CDS encoding LLM class flavin-dependent oxidoreductase translates to MELGVYGFGDVHRDPVTGAAVSSQQRMADLLERARLADEVGLDYFGVGEHHRADFAVSSIVPVLAAAAAQTKNIKVGSAVTVLSTEDPVRVYQQFATLDLLSGGRAELTAGRGSFIESYPLFGADLNDYEALYEEKIALLLALNEAGRKEESITWSGKFRPALDDATIYPRPVDNNLDIWIATGGTPASSARAARLGTNVIYALLGGSVNSFARHAQLFRAEAAQAGHDAGALKVGVSAVGLVAKDGAADTFYPYYRHLMDGISRERGFSAPNRISYDMQAAPSGGIYVGTPEQVAEKILLTREHMGHDRHILQMDLASVPQKDVLKSIELLGTEVKPLIDAELAQKAAA, encoded by the coding sequence GTGGAACTTGGCGTATACGGCTTTGGCGATGTCCACCGGGACCCCGTCACGGGTGCAGCGGTCAGCAGCCAGCAGCGCATGGCCGACCTCCTGGAGCGTGCCCGGCTGGCCGATGAAGTCGGCCTGGACTACTTCGGCGTCGGGGAGCACCACCGCGCGGATTTTGCCGTGTCGTCAATCGTCCCCGTGCTTGCCGCCGCGGCCGCCCAAACGAAAAACATCAAGGTCGGATCCGCCGTCACGGTGCTGAGCACGGAGGATCCCGTCCGCGTGTACCAGCAGTTCGCCACCTTGGACCTGCTCTCCGGCGGCCGCGCCGAACTGACGGCCGGCCGCGGCTCCTTCATCGAGTCATACCCGCTCTTCGGTGCCGACCTCAACGACTACGAAGCCCTCTACGAAGAGAAGATCGCCCTGCTGCTGGCCCTCAACGAGGCAGGTCGCAAAGAGGAATCCATCACGTGGAGCGGCAAGTTCCGCCCAGCCCTGGACGATGCCACCATCTACCCGCGCCCCGTGGACAACAACCTGGACATCTGGATCGCCACCGGCGGCACCCCCGCATCGTCGGCCAGGGCCGCGCGCCTGGGCACCAACGTCATATACGCACTGCTGGGCGGGTCGGTCAACAGCTTCGCCCGCCATGCACAGCTGTTCCGGGCCGAAGCCGCCCAAGCCGGACACGACGCCGGCGCACTCAAGGTGGGGGTCAGCGCCGTCGGACTTGTTGCAAAGGACGGCGCGGCGGACACCTTCTACCCCTACTACCGCCACCTCATGGACGGCATTTCCCGCGAGCGCGGATTCTCCGCCCCGAACCGCATAAGCTACGACATGCAGGCGGCACCCAGCGGCGGAATTTACGTCGGCACGCCGGAGCAGGTGGCCGAAAAGATCCTGCTGACGCGCGAACACATGGGCCACGACCGCCACATCCTGCAAATGGACCTGGCGTCGGTGCCGCAAAAGGACGTCCTGAAATCCATCGAACTGCTCGGCACCGAGGTCAAGCCCCTCATCGACGCCGAACTCGCACAGAAGGCCGCAGCATGA
- a CDS encoding NADPH-dependent F420 reductase: protein MSIQTLKQHDPATTTIGILGAGKVGTGVARQAIKAGYRVLIAASGDPKDISLIISVMAPGAVAVSAAEAMAAADLVVLSVPLHKFRTLDPAGLAGKHVLDTMNYWRDTNGDMPELEAAPSSSEMVHAHIPGARLAKSLNHIGYHELELDARPAGAPDRRALAVTSDDGQTRDLVLGFVEHLGFDAVDGGSLAGGAAFEPGTPIFTGSYDRPGLQAELLAHAAGATGEGRELAPAH, encoded by the coding sequence ATGAGCATCCAGACCCTGAAGCAGCACGACCCCGCCACCACCACAATCGGCATCCTCGGCGCCGGGAAGGTCGGCACCGGCGTGGCCCGCCAGGCCATCAAGGCCGGCTACCGCGTGCTGATCGCGGCCTCCGGAGACCCGAAAGACATCTCGCTGATCATTTCCGTCATGGCGCCCGGCGCCGTCGCGGTCAGCGCGGCGGAGGCCATGGCCGCCGCGGACCTGGTGGTGCTGTCCGTGCCGCTGCACAAGTTCCGCACGCTGGATCCGGCAGGCCTGGCCGGCAAGCATGTCCTGGACACCATGAACTACTGGCGCGACACGAACGGCGACATGCCCGAGCTGGAGGCCGCGCCGTCAAGCTCCGAGATGGTGCACGCACACATCCCCGGCGCCCGGCTGGCCAAGTCACTGAACCACATCGGCTACCACGAGCTCGAGCTGGACGCCCGGCCCGCCGGCGCACCGGACCGCCGCGCCCTGGCCGTCACCTCCGACGACGGGCAGACGCGCGACCTGGTGCTCGGCTTCGTGGAGCACCTCGGTTTTGACGCTGTCGACGGCGGATCCCTCGCCGGGGGCGCCGCGTTCGAACCGGGGACGCCGATCTTCACCGGCTCCTACGACCGGCCCGGGCTGCAGGCGGAACTGCTGGCCCACGCAGCCGGCGCCACCGGCGAAGGGCGGGAGCTGGCACCGGCGCACTAA
- a CDS encoding OsmC family protein: MTETALVDDAAQRSARLLEAGTAWSRRIAANPGSAQLTYKAAGVGVGSVATRISAGKHQFTVDEPAALAGDDTAASPVEYALGAIIACQVVVYRLYAELLGIQVDDIQVDAEGDLDVRGLFGIDESVRPGFSDIRLAVRISGPESQESYEELGRFVEARCPVQDLFSNATPVSAVVTKG, encoded by the coding sequence ATGACTGAAACAGCACTTGTTGACGATGCGGCACAGCGTTCGGCGCGGCTGCTCGAGGCGGGCACGGCGTGGAGCCGGCGGATTGCCGCAAACCCGGGAAGCGCGCAGCTGACGTACAAGGCCGCGGGCGTGGGGGTGGGCTCGGTGGCCACGAGGATCAGCGCCGGCAAGCACCAATTCACGGTGGATGAGCCCGCCGCGCTGGCCGGCGACGACACGGCCGCGAGCCCCGTGGAATACGCGCTCGGGGCCATCATTGCCTGCCAGGTAGTGGTGTACCGGCTCTACGCGGAACTGCTGGGGATTCAGGTGGACGACATCCAGGTGGATGCCGAGGGTGACCTGGACGTGCGGGGACTGTTCGGGATTGATGAGTCGGTCCGGCCGGGATTCAGCGACATCCGCCTGGCAGTGCGAATTTCCGGCCCGGAATCACAGGAGAGCTATGAGGAGCTGGGGCGGTTTGTTGAGGCCCGGTGCCCCGTGCAGGACCTGTTCAGCAACGCCACGCCCGTCAGCGCGGTGGTGACGAAGGGCTGA